The Rhizoctonia solani chromosome 4, complete sequence genome contains a region encoding:
- a CDS encoding vacuolar protein sorting-associated protein 35 codes for MDDAKLLTEALGTVKIQMVQMKRCLENDQLMDALKSASTMLAELRTSSLSPKMYYELYMAVFDALRHVSNYLLDAHTSGRHHLADLYELVQYAGNIVPRLYLMITVGSVYMSIPEAPVKEIMKDMMEMSRGVQHPTRGLFLRHYLSGQTRDHLPVGDGQTESGNLHDSITFVLTNFIEMNKLWVRLQHQGHSREREKREMERRELRILVGTNLVRLSQLEGVDLNMYRTLILPSILEQIVSCKDVIAQEYLMEVVIQVFTDDFHLHTLTEFLSATAKLHPKVNIKQIVSALIDRLASYAAREAENEDPEEVRKQEEAAAKRLAEKVRRAREANGGSASPTSPSGTSDWGKNSVNGLNGDGSVAVGVDESKGKEKEGTPPKKFRGIPEDVKLFEVFWQQVVELIKARPDLSIQDITALLVSLINLALSCYPDRLEYVDQVLAFAQTKVGEFQDRQVIPDLHTTQTTTNLLSLLLAPITSYTSVLTLLALPHYTALLAPQPFATRRAIAHAVVASVLKNNTIIDQPSDVGGVLEMCHVLVRDQRDAGAGMGMGTGPGGAGPMGGNSGMMGARPGMPSGDIAEEQGWVARMVHLFRAEALDVQFELLQTARRFFAEGGPRMRYTFPPLIISAINLARRFKAREHLEIDWHNRVTTLFKFIHQLTSVLFSTVESPDTALRLFLLAAQVCDSCGAAFEELAYEFYVQAFTVYEDAISESRAQLQAIALIIGTLQGARVFGEDNYDTLITKAAVHGAKLLKKPHQATAVMLASHMWWQTDAEGVETEGATAGEDAEERKPRRDGKRVLECLQKSLRIASSCFEEIVSVQLYVDALDKYLYYFEHGVQEVTPKYINSLIELIASNVDTISAPDFHPTSRSPPGLVEGVHTADMILRHFKRTLLYIESRKGEGDSAWEPVDGVTGNVYELGSTRYNELVPVEERLPGSRAAVVVDVHKVGTSCGFSVPLYKPDGERTILQDWTDGLETLDQEFANEKEGFEMTNPLSHLEFIPSSSDPTKDDRNPRGMKEYWAQENIRSIDGLPGLRFCRELVGLPPGPVKDDHKVFYIDMEAERLGKTLGSWTQQVVRKVGETGFLGGLAIGLALPLIWIHSTR; via the exons ATGGATGACGCAAAGCTATTGACAGAGGCGCTAGGCACGGTGAAAATACAGATGGTTCAGATGAAACGGTGCCTG GAGAATGACCAGCTCATGGACGCACTCAAGAGTGCAAGCACCATGCTTGCCGAACTTCGCACTTCATCTTTGTCACCCAAGATGTACTATGAATTAT ATATGGCCGTATTTGACGCTCTGCGGCATGTCTCCAATTACCTCCTCGACGCGCACACCTCTGGGCGACATCACCTAGCCGACCTTTATGAACTTGTTCAGTATGCCGGAAATATCGTACCTCGATTGTATCTTATGATCACTGTCGGCTCGGTCTATATGAGTATACCCGAAGCACCCGTCAAGGAGATCATGAAGGATATGATGGAGATGTCTCGTGGTGTCCAGCATCCTACCCGTGGCTTATTTTTGCGCCATTACTTGAGCGGACAAACACGAGATCACTTACCCGTTGGGGATGGACAAAC TGAATCTGGGAACCTGCACGATTCGATTACATTCGTTCTCACCAATTTCATCGAAATGAATAAACTCTGGGTTCGGCTTCAGCACCAGGGGCATTCGCGAGAGCGAGAAAAGCGCGAAATGGAGCGTCGCGAGCTACGAATCCTCGTAGGAACCAACCTTGTTCGACTTTCCCAGCTAGAAGGCGTAGATCTAAATATGTACCGCACCCTCATTCTTCCAAGCATCTTGGAGCAAATAGTCAGTTGCAAGGATGTAATTGCACAAGAATACCTCATGGAAGTTGTTATCCAA GTATTCACTGACGACTTCCACCTACATACTCTTACTGAATTCCTCTCGGCAACTGCTAAATTGCATCCCAAAGTTAATATCAAACAGATCGTCAGCGCGTTAATTGATCGCCTCGCTAGTTATGCTGCGCGAGAAGCCGAGAACGAAGATCCTGAAGAAGTACGCAAGCAGGAAGAGGCCGCTGCAAAACGACTGGCAGAAAAGGTTCGGCGAGCACGAGAAGCCAACGGAGGGAGCGCGTCGCCCACAAGTCCGAGCGGCACGAGTGATTGGGGCAAGAATAGCGTTAATGGCTTGAACGGAGATGGCAGCGTTGCTGTTGGTGTGGATGAAAGCAAAGGGAAGGAAAAGGAGGGCACTCCGCCGAAGAAGTTCAGAGGCATTCCAGAGGATGTCAAGTTGTTCGAGGTGTTTTGGCAACAAGTAGTGGAACTGATCAAG GCCCGGCCGGACCTCTCAATACAAGACATTACAGCGCTACTTGTTTCGTTGATTAATCTCGCACTAAGTTGCTACCCAGACCGGCTTGAATATGTAGATCAAGTGCTGGCCTTTGCGCAGACCAAAGTTGGCGAGTTCCAGGACAGGCAAGTCAT CCCCGACCTTCACACTACTCAAACCACAACCAATCTCCTTTCGCTCCTTCTTGCGCCGATCACGTCATATACTTCTGTTCTCACCTTACTCGCTCTTCCGCACTACACCGCACTTCTTGCGCCCCAACCATTTGCTACTCGTCGTGCGATTGCCCATGCGGTGGTTGCGAGTGTTCTCAAGAACAACACCATCATTGACCAACCTAGCGATGTGGGTGGGGTACTTGAAATGTGTCATGTTCTTGTACGGGACCAACGTGATGCGGGTGCTGGGATGGGAATGGGAACCGGTCCTGGCGGTGCGGGCCCGATGGGTGGTAACTCTGGAATGATGGGAGCACGGCCTGGAATGCCTTCTGGCGATATAGCGGAAGAACAGGGCTGGGTCGCGAGGATGGTTCACCTGTTCAGGGCCGAAGCATTGGACGTACAATTTGAG CTGTTACAAACTGCGAGAAGGTTCTTTGCGGAGGGTGGTCCTAGGATGCGATACACGTTCCCGCCACTCATCATCTCCGCCATCAATCTGGCCAGGAGATTCAAAGCGCGGGAACATCTC GAGATCGACTGGCACAACCGTGTCACTACCCTCTTCAAGTTTATTCATCAACTAACTTCGGTTTTGTTTAGCACCGTCGAGTCACCAGATACCGCGTTACGTTTGTTCCTCCTCGCGGCCCAAGTATGCGACTCTTGTGGCGCAGCTTTTGAAGAGCTCGCCTACGAATTCTATGTCCAGGCGTTCACAGTATACGAAGATGCGATATCAGAGTCGCGTGCACAGCTGCAGGCTATTGCACTGATTATTGGTACTCTCCAAGGTGCCCGAGTCTTTGGAGAAGATAACTATGATACTCTGATTACTAAAGCCGCGGTCCACGGAGCCAAATTGTTGAAGAAGCCCCACCAGGCAACAGCAGTGATGCTCGCCAGTCACATGTGGTGGCAGACGGATGCTGAAGGTGTCGAAACGGAAGGCGCAACCGCGGGTGAAGACGCGGAAGAACGCAAG CCGAGGAGAGATGGTAAACGCGTGCTTGAATGCTTGCAAAAATCCCTTAGGATTGCGAGTTCTTGCTTCGAAGAGATCGTGTCTGTCCAACTGTACGTGGATGCTTTGGACAAGTATCTGTACTATTTCGAACACGGAGTCCAAGAG GTCACGCCAAAGTACATCAACTCACTTATCGAGCTTATTGCATCCAACGTGGATACAATCTCTGCCCCCGATTTTCATCCTACTTCACGGTCTCCACCCGGCCTCGTTGAGGGTGTGCATACAGCCGATATGATTCTTCGACATTTCAAGCGCACTCTCCTATACATTGAATCGCGCAAAGGTGAAGGGGACTCGGCCTGGGAGCCTGTAGATGGCGTTACGG GAAATGTCTACGAATTGGGATCAACTCGCTACAATGAACTTGTTCCAGTGGAAGAGCGCCTTCCCGGCTCACGTGCGGCAGTTGTGGTCGATGTTCATAAAGTGGGGACT TCATGTGGGTTCTCGGTTCCACTCTACAAGCCCGATGGCGAACGCACTATTCTTCAAGATTGGACGGATGGGCTTGAAACTCTGGACCAGGAATTTGCCAACGAGAAAG AGGGATTCGAGATGACCAATCCACTCTCACATCTTGAATTTAtaccttcttcttctgatcctaCAAAGGACGACCGTAACCCACGCGGAATGAAGGAATACTGGGCACAAGAGAACATACGCTCTATTGATG GTTTACCTGGTCTTCGCTTCTGTCGTGAACTCGTTGGACTGCCGCCTGGCCCGGTGAAGGATGATCACAAAGTGTTTTATATAGATATGGAAGCAGAGAGGCTTGGGAAAACGCTCGGTTCTTGGACACAACAGGTAGTGAGGAAGGTTGGCGAGACCGGATTTCTTGGCGGTCTGGCCATTGGGTTGGCTCTTCCGCTGATATGGATACATAGTACACGGTGA